A portion of the Trichocoleus sp. genome contains these proteins:
- a CDS encoding WD40 repeat domain-containing protein — protein MSGMKTKAQLEFQQTWRSGLSDYITAIAWSPSGRSLAACSAAGEVVLISVPGFQFTLLQGETGYSVDCLAFSHDAQFLAIGGQDGQVKIWSLQSGSPELVTTLENKSVWVDRLCWSPITHELAFSLGKYVQVWDADTQNVVTTLNFEASTVLDIDWRRDGKYLALAGYQGARVWNTKDWDAEEEALDIPSATVAIAWSPDNQFIAEGNLDNTLTVVEWDNPAPWVMRGFPGKVRQLAWSEVPTNTGVPMLASCSGAAVVVWERDRDERIGWASRILGNHEGVVQAIAFQPGSLLLASAAEDGWVALWHRGTRLIQSLTGAPNGFSCLTWHPQGHQLAAGGLDGELLVWSQALRGQGFGKR, from the coding sequence ATGTCTGGCATGAAAACAAAAGCACAACTGGAATTTCAACAAACCTGGCGCAGTGGCTTGTCAGATTACATCACCGCGATCGCCTGGTCGCCCAGTGGTCGCTCTTTAGCGGCTTGTTCAGCGGCTGGGGAGGTGGTGTTGATCAGTGTGCCAGGTTTCCAATTCACCCTTCTTCAGGGTGAAACGGGGTACTCCGTCGATTGCCTTGCTTTTTCCCATGACGCACAGTTTTTGGCGATCGGGGGGCAAGATGGGCAGGTCAAGATCTGGTCGCTTCAGTCTGGATCGCCAGAACTCGTCACCACATTAGAAAACAAATCGGTTTGGGTCGATCGCCTGTGCTGGAGTCCGATCACCCACGAGCTTGCCTTTAGCCTGGGTAAGTATGTTCAGGTTTGGGATGCCGATACGCAAAATGTTGTAACCACCCTTAACTTCGAAGCTTCAACCGTCCTAGATATAGATTGGCGCAGAGACGGCAAGTACCTGGCTTTAGCGGGCTACCAGGGGGCAAGAGTCTGGAATACAAAGGACTGGGATGCAGAAGAGGAAGCGTTAGATATCCCCTCGGCAACGGTAGCGATCGCTTGGTCACCTGATAACCAGTTCATTGCTGAGGGCAATCTGGATAACACCTTAACCGTCGTGGAATGGGACAATCCTGCGCCCTGGGTGATGCGGGGCTTTCCCGGTAAAGTGCGACAACTGGCATGGTCTGAGGTTCCCACTAATACTGGTGTGCCGATGTTAGCATCCTGTAGCGGAGCAGCAGTGGTTGTATGGGAGCGCGATCGCGATGAGCGCATTGGTTGGGCAAGCCGAATTTTAGGCAACCATGAAGGAGTGGTGCAGGCGATCGCCTTTCAACCCGGTTCGCTGCTATTGGCATCGGCAGCAGAGGACGGATGGGTTGCACTCTGGCACCGAGGCACTCGATTGATTCAATCGCTTACAGGCGCACCGAATGGCTTCTCTTGCCTCACCTGGCACCCTCAAGGACATCAACTTGCAGCGGGTGGACTGGATGGCGAGTTGTTGGTCTGGTCACAGGCTCTCCGAGGTCAGGGGTTTGGTAAACGATGA
- the nikA gene encoding nickel ABC transporter substrate-binding protein, which yields MRKNFLRALLAIAVAAVIILPSCARPGTQSQTSTDPTLTFSWSQDIGPLNPHMYNPSQMFAQDLIYEPLVSYDRGGEIQPALAESWEVSPDGKLITFQLRQGVQFSDGTPFDAAAAKANFDQVLQNRKEHDWLGLIEAIDRVEAQGDRTLQMYLKTPYYPALQELTLIRPVRFLSPKAFPDSGTTAEGIKAPIGTGPWVLADYQKDAQAVFKRNENYWGSKPAIEQVTVKIIPDGETRVLAFENNEIDLIYGNGEISLDSFKQLRDSGSYTAEVSPPLNTRAIAINSNRGATAELKVRQAIQHSVNKDAIVSAIFYDTEQRADTYFSTEVPYANIGLQPYAYDVDQAKALLDEAGWQQPAGQAIRQKDGQPLTLDLSFSGENNVDRAIAEAIQADLKAVGIDVRLLGEEEQAWSDRQSNGEFNLIFNDTWGPPYEPQAMVSSMRVPSHADYAAQQGLPMKAEIDRKIGEVLLTTEEAPRQQLYRDILTTLHEQAVYLPISYSTNVAVMHKELSGFEFMPQANQVPLSKLSKS from the coding sequence ATGAGAAAAAACTTTCTGCGTGCGCTACTGGCGATCGCGGTTGCTGCCGTGATCATTTTGCCGAGCTGTGCCCGACCTGGCACCCAATCCCAAACCTCTACAGATCCAACACTCACGTTCTCCTGGTCACAGGATATAGGACCGCTGAACCCACATATGTACAATCCCAGCCAGATGTTTGCTCAGGATTTAATTTATGAGCCACTGGTGAGCTACGATCGGGGCGGCGAAATTCAGCCTGCCCTGGCAGAAAGCTGGGAAGTGTCGCCCGATGGCAAATTGATCACGTTCCAATTACGTCAGGGTGTCCAGTTTTCAGACGGCACCCCATTTGATGCAGCGGCTGCCAAAGCCAACTTTGATCAGGTATTGCAGAACCGCAAAGAACATGACTGGCTGGGACTAATCGAGGCGATCGATCGCGTTGAAGCCCAAGGCGATCGCACCTTGCAAATGTACCTGAAAACGCCTTATTATCCTGCCCTGCAAGAATTGACGTTGATTCGCCCGGTTCGATTCCTGTCGCCAAAAGCGTTTCCTGACAGCGGCACAACCGCAGAAGGCATTAAAGCCCCGATCGGCACAGGACCCTGGGTGTTAGCCGATTACCAGAAAGACGCTCAGGCTGTTTTTAAGCGCAACGAGAACTATTGGGGCAGCAAACCTGCCATTGAGCAGGTCACGGTGAAAATTATTCCCGATGGTGAAACGCGAGTTCTGGCGTTTGAGAACAACGAAATTGATTTAATTTACGGTAACGGTGAAATTAGTCTCGACTCGTTCAAGCAACTGCGCGATTCAGGGAGCTATACGGCTGAGGTATCACCACCGTTGAATACGCGAGCGATCGCGATCAATTCCAACCGGGGCGCGACAGCAGAACTAAAAGTGCGCCAGGCGATTCAGCATAGTGTCAACAAAGATGCGATCGTTTCCGCCATTTTCTACGACACGGAACAAAGAGCTGACACCTATTTTTCAACCGAAGTACCCTATGCAAATATTGGCTTGCAACCCTACGCCTACGATGTGGATCAAGCCAAAGCCTTACTTGATGAAGCCGGATGGCAACAGCCCGCAGGACAAGCGATTCGTCAGAAAGACGGTCAACCCTTAACGCTCGATCTCTCGTTTAGCGGGGAAAACAATGTGGATAGAGCGATCGCCGAAGCGATTCAGGCTGACCTGAAGGCAGTAGGCATTGATGTCAGGCTGTTGGGTGAAGAAGAGCAAGCCTGGAGCGATCGCCAGTCTAATGGCGAATTTAATTTAATCTTCAATGATACCTGGGGACCACCCTACGAGCCGCAGGCAATGGTGTCTTCGATGCGCGTCCCCTCTCATGCCGACTACGCGGCTCAACAAGGACTGCCAATGAAAGCTGAGATCGATCGCAAAATTGGTGAAGTGCTGCTTACCACTGAGGAAGCACCGCGCCAGCAGCTTTACCGCGACATTCTCACGACATTGCACGAACAGGCGGTCTATCTGCCGATTTCCTATTCAACCAATGTTGCCGTGATGCATAAGGAGTTGTCCGGGTTTGAATTTATGCCACAGGCGAACCAAGTGCCGCTGAGCAAGCTGAGTAAATCTTAA
- a CDS encoding class I SAM-dependent methyltransferase: protein MTNNLLKINWHHWLERWDAQQSGYLPYREERFQIMLDAIAHLLPESFTAIDLACGPGAISQRLLNRFPQATCIAIDYDPVLLEIGQGVLGTIGDRLHWIEADLTQDDWLEQMGETQVDAVLTTTALHWLQIDQLVHLYQKLGQVIRPGGVFLNGDHLYFPPHLAIIQRLAKAVQTQQEEQAFSVKKQEDWQQWWQAIEQETELKELLIERHQRFQPRFTEHEPTLVIHEAALQEAGFREVSTIWQRFDDRILLAVR, encoded by the coding sequence ATGACAAACAATCTGCTCAAAATCAACTGGCATCACTGGCTTGAACGTTGGGACGCGCAGCAAAGCGGATATCTCCCCTATCGAGAAGAACGGTTTCAAATCATGCTCGATGCGATCGCTCACCTGTTACCTGAATCGTTCACTGCGATCGATCTGGCTTGTGGTCCCGGTGCTATCAGTCAGCGTTTACTGAATCGATTTCCGCAAGCAACCTGTATTGCCATTGATTATGATCCGGTTTTGCTAGAGATCGGTCAAGGTGTGTTAGGAACGATAGGCGATCGACTGCATTGGATCGAAGCAGATTTAACGCAGGATGATTGGTTAGAACAAATGGGTGAGACTCAGGTTGATGCCGTTTTAACGACAACCGCACTGCACTGGCTACAGATTGATCAATTAGTGCATCTTTATCAGAAACTCGGTCAAGTTATACGTCCGGGCGGTGTGTTCCTCAACGGCGATCATCTCTACTTTCCGCCACACTTAGCCATAATTCAACGCTTGGCAAAAGCAGTGCAGACGCAGCAGGAAGAGCAGGCATTTTCAGTGAAAAAGCAGGAAGATTGGCAGCAGTGGTGGCAGGCGATCGAACAAGAGACAGAACTCAAGGAGTTGCTAATTGAAAGACACCAACGCTTTCAACCTCGATTCACCGAGCATGAGCCAACGCTGGTCATTCATGAGGCAGCCCTGCAAGAGGCAGGCTTTCGAGAAGTCAGTACAATCTGGCAGCGATTTGACGATCGAATTTTATTAGCGGTGCGTTAG
- a CDS encoding ABC transporter ATP-binding protein translates to MAEPVLTVDNLQVAFPARSRRDPGAIPIIRNVSFQLQPGNVLGIIGESGSGKSVTCLSILGLLKGAKIQGSAQLAGQELIGLNSAELRQIRGPKIGMILQNPVSFFNPIATIQRQFIETLRSHRSLTDTAARTIATEHLAAVGLTDPQRVLRQFPFQLSGGMLQRVMIAIALSLQPQVLIADEPTTALDVITQMQILGLIKQLQLQTNCALLLITHDLGVIAQLADRVAVMRNGEFVEQTSVEQLFDHPQHSYTRSLLASRLTHHLGARR, encoded by the coding sequence ATGGCTGAACCTGTTCTGACTGTTGATAATTTGCAGGTTGCATTTCCAGCCCGATCGCGACGCGATCCTGGAGCAATCCCGATCATCCGAAATGTCAGCTTTCAACTGCAACCGGGCAACGTTTTGGGCATCATTGGCGAAAGCGGTAGCGGTAAAAGTGTCACCTGCCTGTCGATTCTGGGATTATTAAAAGGGGCAAAGATTCAAGGCAGCGCTCAGCTTGCAGGGCAGGAATTAATTGGGCTAAATTCGGCTGAACTGCGCCAGATTCGTGGACCAAAAATCGGCATGATTCTGCAAAATCCGGTCAGTTTCTTCAATCCGATCGCCACCATTCAACGACAATTCATCGAAACCCTGCGATCGCACCGCTCACTGACTGATACGGCGGCTCGCACAATCGCCACCGAACATCTCGCCGCCGTGGGTTTGACAGATCCCCAGCGAGTGCTGCGTCAATTTCCATTTCAACTCAGCGGTGGCATGCTGCAACGAGTCATGATCGCGATCGCGCTCTCATTACAACCGCAAGTTCTAATTGCTGATGAACCGACAACGGCATTAGACGTGATTACCCAAATGCAAATTCTGGGACTGATCAAACAACTGCAACTGCAAACCAATTGTGCCCTGCTGTTAATCACGCATGATCTGGGAGTAATTGCTCAACTTGCCGATCGCGTTGCAGTAATGCGGAATGGTGAGTTCGTTGAACAAACCAGCGTCGAGCAGTTATTCGATCATCCCCAACATTCCTACACGCGATCGCTCCTTGCTTCTCGACTAACCCATCACCTGGGAGCAAGACGATGA
- the nikC gene encoding nickel ABC transporter permease subunit NikC encodes MAILQKLLDHKLAWLGLSLIAIVVLTAIFAPLIAPHDPLAVDLMQKLQPPSAAFPLGTDHLGRCILSRLIYGTRVSLSISLVVIALTTTMSLIVGLVAGYVGGKVDSWLMRVCDVFLAFPALILSLAIVGILGAGVGNLIFALAITHWAGYARIVRSRVLSVKESDFIQAAIVSGASSLPIMFRHILPFTIAELAILMSLDISHMILHIAGLSFLGLGIQPPTPEWGAMINDGREYFRRQPELMLYPGLMIFITTLAFNIVGDVLRDVLDPRMEKQVRAEALKTKLQNG; translated from the coding sequence ATGGCAATTTTGCAAAAACTTTTGGATCACAAATTAGCGTGGTTAGGTCTGAGCCTGATTGCGATCGTCGTCCTCACTGCCATCTTTGCCCCGCTGATCGCACCCCACGATCCTTTAGCGGTTGATTTGATGCAGAAACTCCAGCCGCCGAGTGCTGCTTTTCCCTTGGGAACCGATCATCTCGGTCGCTGCATCTTGTCCCGCTTAATTTACGGGACGCGCGTGTCGCTGTCAATTTCCCTAGTGGTCATTGCGCTGACGACGACGATGAGCCTGATTGTTGGCTTAGTTGCGGGCTATGTAGGCGGTAAAGTCGATAGCTGGCTGATGCGAGTGTGTGATGTGTTTCTCGCCTTTCCGGCGCTGATTTTGTCACTGGCGATTGTTGGCATTTTAGGAGCCGGAGTTGGGAATTTAATATTTGCCCTGGCAATAACACACTGGGCAGGCTATGCCCGAATTGTTCGCAGTCGTGTCTTGAGCGTCAAGGAAAGCGATTTTATCCAGGCGGCGATCGTATCTGGTGCAAGCAGTTTGCCGATCATGTTCCGGCACATCTTGCCATTTACGATCGCAGAACTTGCTATTCTCATGTCGCTCGATATCAGCCACATGATTTTGCACATTGCCGGCTTATCGTTTCTGGGATTAGGCATTCAACCTCCCACACCAGAATGGGGAGCGATGATCAACGATGGACGCGAGTATTTCCGCCGCCAGCCAGAACTGATGCTCTATCCGGGTTTGATGATTTTTATCACGACACTCGCATTTAATATTGTGGGTGATGTGCTGCGGGATGTTCTCGACCCGCGCATGGAGAAGCAAGTGCGAGCTGAAGCGTTGAAAACAAAGTTGCAAAATGGCTGA
- a CDS encoding precorrin-8X methylmutase: MCQAIQQQAIQPALVIGMPIGFSHAPISKRQLMRSGVPFITIEGALGGGLLAATTLNSLAASLIAKPNCHCYLTA, from the coding sequence GTGTGTCAGGCAATTCAGCAACAAGCCATTCAGCCTGCCCTGGTAATCGGGATGCCGATCGGGTTTAGTCATGCACCGATCTCTAAACGCCAACTGATGCGATCGGGAGTACCGTTTATCACAATCGAGGGGGCGTTGGGTGGAGGACTGCTGGCAGCGACAACACTGAATTCACTTGCAGCATCTTTAATTGCGAAACCCAATTGTCACTGTTACCTGACAGCTTAA
- the nikE gene encoding nickel import ATP-binding protein NikE, giving the protein MTLLSVQHVSKTYQLRLGWSGKTQLISALQDVSIDLASGSCLGVVGESGAGKSTLGRVVLGLEKPDRGEIWFQGQELSQLKPQKLRSLRRDMQVVFQDSFNAVNPRFNVREIISEPIRNYLNVTAAEATDRTVQLLETVGLTASDADKYPHQFSGGQLQRVTIARTIALKPKLVVLDEPVSNLDMTIQAQILDLLLHLKQQFHLSYLFITHDLAAVAYLADRFVVMHKGAIVESIDSLDLSKLQHPYSRQLIAAQLPAHPRDRKSFIYSAKS; this is encoded by the coding sequence ATGACATTACTATCGGTGCAGCACGTTTCTAAAACCTATCAGTTGCGGCTGGGCTGGAGTGGTAAAACGCAGCTTATTTCGGCGCTGCAAGATGTTTCGATCGATCTTGCATCTGGAAGTTGTTTGGGCGTAGTGGGGGAGAGTGGTGCCGGAAAAAGCACGTTAGGACGGGTGGTGCTTGGCTTAGAAAAGCCCGATCGCGGTGAGATCTGGTTTCAAGGTCAAGAATTGAGCCAGCTAAAACCACAGAAACTGCGATCGCTGCGGCGCGATATGCAGGTGGTTTTTCAAGATAGCTTCAATGCCGTGAATCCGCGATTCAACGTCAGGGAAATTATCAGTGAACCCATCCGTAATTACCTGAATGTTACGGCGGCTGAGGCAACGGATCGCACCGTTCAACTTCTGGAAACAGTCGGTTTAACAGCGTCTGACGCAGATAAATATCCCCATCAATTTAGCGGTGGACAGTTGCAGCGCGTCACTATTGCACGGACGATCGCTCTCAAGCCCAAGCTTGTTGTTTTAGATGAACCCGTTTCCAATCTTGATATGACCATTCAGGCTCAAATTCTTGATTTACTGCTCCATCTGAAGCAACAATTTCACCTGTCTTACTTGTTTATCACTCACGATCTCGCTGCCGTTGCTTATCTTGCCGATCGATTTGTCGTCATGCACAAAGGGGCAATCGTTGAATCGATCGATTCTCTAGACTTGAGCAAACTTCAGCATCCTTATTCGCGACAGTTAATCGCTGCTCAATTACCCGCCCATCCTCGCGATCGCAAATCGTTCATTTACTCCGCAAAATCATGA
- a CDS encoding metalloregulator ArsR/SmtB family transcription factor → MPDLPAQHTSEIPDDGEELCCDLPHDSSTSATQSLQQAPLSSEKAQRMAEFLGFLADPNRLRILSILANQEMCVGDLATAVGMNESAVSHQLRTLRTIRLVSSRKQGRHVFYRLQDDHVFNFCQAVVEHLDESVG, encoded by the coding sequence ATGCCTGATCTGCCTGCTCAACATACCTCTGAGATTCCTGACGATGGGGAAGAGCTTTGTTGCGATCTTCCCCATGACAGTTCTACTAGTGCTACACAATCGTTGCAACAGGCACCCCTGAGCAGCGAGAAAGCCCAACGGATGGCAGAGTTTCTGGGCTTTCTTGCCGATCCCAATCGATTACGAATCCTATCAATTTTGGCAAATCAGGAGATGTGTGTGGGCGATCTGGCAACGGCTGTAGGCATGAATGAATCAGCCGTGTCTCACCAGTTAAGAACGTTACGAACCATTCGCCTAGTAAGTTCTCGCAAGCAAGGGCGGCATGTGTTTTACCGCTTGCAGGATGATCATGTCTTCAATTTTTGTCAGGCTGTGGTCGAGCATTTAGATGAATCTGTTGGATAA
- a CDS encoding GTP-binding protein: MVAAEIPSSVPVTVLTGYLGAGKTTLLNRILTHEHGKKVAVIINEFGEVGIDNQLVIDADEEIFEMNNGCICCTVRGDLIRIIGNLMKRRNKFDHLVIETTGLADPAPVIQTFFMDEDVRSQTSLDAVVTVVDAKHIHQHWDADEAIEQLAFADVILLNKTDLVTPAELDELEQRIRSMNAMAKIYRTKDAQVEMDSILGVGAFDLSRALEIDPNFLGEDAHEHDETVGSVAIAESGTLNFERLNTWMGELLRNQGPDIFRMKGILNIEGEDNRFVFQGVHMLFDGRADRPWKPNETRKNELVFIGRNLDEAQLKEGFRACLA; encoded by the coding sequence ATGGTAGCTGCTGAGATTCCAAGTTCCGTCCCTGTGACTGTCTTAACAGGCTATTTGGGTGCAGGGAAAACGACGCTCCTCAACCGCATCCTCACCCATGAGCATGGCAAGAAGGTTGCGGTCATCATCAATGAGTTTGGAGAAGTGGGCATTGACAATCAGTTGGTGATTGATGCCGACGAAGAAATCTTTGAGATGAACAACGGCTGTATCTGCTGTACGGTGCGGGGTGATTTGATTCGCATCATTGGCAACCTGATGAAGCGGCGGAACAAGTTTGACCATCTGGTGATTGAAACCACTGGATTGGCAGACCCCGCTCCTGTCATCCAGACCTTCTTCATGGACGAAGATGTGCGATCGCAAACTAGCCTGGATGCGGTTGTCACGGTCGTAGATGCCAAACACATTCACCAGCACTGGGATGCCGATGAAGCGATCGAGCAACTGGCATTTGCCGATGTAATCCTGCTCAACAAAACCGATCTGGTCACGCCTGCTGAACTGGATGAATTAGAGCAACGCATCCGGTCAATGAATGCAATGGCGAAAATCTACCGGACAAAGGACGCTCAAGTGGAAATGGATAGCATCCTGGGAGTTGGTGCCTTTGATTTAAGTCGCGCTCTGGAAATCGACCCCAATTTCTTAGGCGAAGATGCTCACGAACATGATGAAACGGTGGGATCAGTCGCGATCGCAGAATCCGGTACGTTGAACTTTGAGCGGCTGAATACCTGGATGGGTGAACTGTTACGAAATCAAGGACCGGATATTTTTCGGATGAAGGGCATTCTCAACATTGAGGGTGAAGATAATCGATTTGTGTTTCAAGGTGTTCATATGCTGTTCGATGGCAGAGCCGATCGCCCCTGGAAGCCCAACGAAACCCGCAAGAATGAACTGGTCTTTATCGGTCGCAATCTGGATGAAGCACAGCTAAAAGAAGGCTTCCGGGCATGTCTGGCATGA
- a CDS encoding metallothionein, which translates to MTTVTQMKCACSDCLCIVNLSDAVMKDEKAYCGEACANGHPQGSGCGHTGCGCHS; encoded by the coding sequence ATGACTACAGTGACTCAGATGAAATGCGCTTGTTCAGATTGCCTCTGCATTGTGAATCTGAGCGATGCGGTGATGAAAGATGAAAAAGCCTATTGTGGCGAGGCTTGTGCGAATGGACACCCTCAAGGATCAGGTTGCGGTCATACAGGCTGCGGTTGCCATTCCTGA
- a CDS encoding alpha/beta hydrolase produces the protein MTTTLMLKSAQIGGTVHTFQWQWQDQSFAIAYETRGSGTPVLLLPAFSTVSTRAEMQGIAEQLAPHFQVIAMDWLGFGQSDRPALDYQPILYRQLLQDFLHAQFNQPIAVVAAGHAAGYAMQVAQQTLCPWSKMVLVAPTWKGPLRVMGAPTPVRDAVRELVRSPGIGEALYSLNTAPAFLKFMYRQHVYVDANKLTPEFMQQKYNITQHSGGRYAPAAFVTGTLDPMQRHEEFLQVGQALSLPTMVVIGEQSPGQSKAEMEALAKLPGIQSSRLPGSLGLHEEYANEVAAIVLPFLRA, from the coding sequence ATGACAACTACACTGATGCTTAAATCGGCTCAAATCGGCGGAACCGTTCACACGTTCCAGTGGCAATGGCAGGATCAAAGCTTTGCGATCGCCTACGAAACGCGCGGCAGTGGCACTCCAGTTCTGCTCCTCCCTGCCTTCAGCACCGTTTCTACTCGCGCCGAAATGCAGGGTATAGCCGAACAGTTAGCTCCACATTTTCAAGTAATTGCGATGGACTGGTTAGGATTTGGACAATCCGATCGCCCTGCTTTAGACTATCAGCCCATCCTCTACCGCCAACTTTTACAAGATTTCCTTCATGCCCAATTTAATCAACCCATTGCTGTGGTTGCCGCTGGACATGCGGCGGGTTATGCGATGCAAGTTGCTCAACAAACACTGTGCCCCTGGTCAAAAATGGTATTGGTTGCGCCGACCTGGAAAGGTCCACTGCGGGTAATGGGTGCGCCCACACCTGTACGAGATGCTGTCCGAGAATTGGTCAGATCACCTGGCATTGGTGAGGCACTCTACAGTCTCAACACGGCTCCTGCCTTCCTTAAGTTCATGTATCGGCAGCATGTCTACGTGGATGCCAATAAACTGACTCCAGAATTCATGCAGCAGAAATACAACATCACCCAGCACTCAGGGGGACGCTATGCACCGGCTGCGTTTGTCACGGGAACGCTAGACCCTATGCAAAGACACGAAGAGTTTTTGCAGGTTGGGCAAGCACTCTCCCTTCCCACAATGGTTGTCATCGGCGAACAATCTCCGGGGCAGTCCAAGGCTGAAATGGAAGCCCTTGCAAAATTACCAGGGATTCAGAGCAGTCGCCTTCCGGGTTCTCTGGGACTCCATGAAGAATATGCCAATGAGGTAGCAGCGATCGTATTACCGTTCTTACGCGCTTAA
- the nikB gene encoding nickel ABC transporter permease, with translation MRTYFQPTANLLPVKLTDHYIFRRILQLIPVLLGISIVTFLLIQLMPSDPAAVVLRVANTPATPEAIAAMREKLGLDRPLPIQYLDWLWHVLRLDFGQSFVTGKPVLQEVMHYVPTTLILTACATLLIFALGLPMGIVAALYRDTVFDQVSRLFAYIGVAMPSFWLGFVLMYIFSFKLGWFSVTSRGSIADWILPSITLAWAPAAVYARLLRGSMLESLGQNYVLYARARGLLERLVILQYALKNALLPVVTVFGLSFANLLSGAVIVESVFSLPGLGRFAVQSILNRDYPVVQCYVCLTAVLFVVVNLFVDLTYSYFDPRIRFGKQEV, from the coding sequence GTGAGGACGTATTTTCAACCCACCGCAAATCTTCTACCCGTGAAACTGACTGACCATTACATTTTCAGGCGCATCCTGCAACTCATTCCAGTGTTGCTGGGGATCTCGATCGTCACGTTCTTGCTGATTCAACTGATGCCTAGCGATCCGGCGGCGGTAGTGTTGCGCGTAGCGAATACTCCGGCAACTCCGGAGGCGATCGCAGCCATGCGGGAAAAACTCGGACTCGATCGCCCTCTTCCAATCCAGTATCTCGATTGGCTCTGGCACGTCTTGCGGCTCGATTTCGGGCAATCCTTCGTGACTGGCAAACCCGTTCTACAAGAAGTGATGCACTATGTGCCGACGACGCTGATTTTAACGGCTTGTGCCACTCTGCTGATTTTTGCGCTCGGTTTGCCGATGGGAATTGTAGCAGCACTCTATCGGGATACTGTTTTCGATCAGGTGAGTCGGTTGTTTGCTTACATTGGCGTGGCAATGCCAAGTTTCTGGCTAGGGTTTGTGCTGATGTATATTTTTAGCTTCAAGTTGGGCTGGTTTTCTGTCACCAGTCGTGGCTCGATCGCCGATTGGATTCTGCCTTCGATCACGTTAGCCTGGGCACCCGCAGCAGTTTATGCGCGTTTGTTGCGTGGCAGTATGCTGGAAAGCCTCGGTCAAAATTATGTGCTGTATGCCAGAGCCAGAGGTTTATTGGAACGGCTGGTGATTCTGCAATATGCACTGAAGAATGCACTTTTGCCTGTTGTCACAGTGTTTGGATTAAGTTTCGCTAATCTCCTCTCTGGTGCGGTGATTGTGGAAAGTGTGTTTTCGCTGCCAGGACTGGGGCGATTTGCAGTTCAATCCATTCTCAATCGCGATTATCCCGTTGTGCAATGTTACGTCTGTTTAACGGCTGTGCTATTTGTCGTCGTCAATCTCTTTGTTGACCTGACCTACAGCTATTTTGATCCGCGTATTCGTTTTGGTAAACAAGAAGTTTAA